One stretch of Periplaneta americana isolate PAMFEO1 chromosome 1, P.americana_PAMFEO1_priV1, whole genome shotgun sequence DNA includes these proteins:
- the LOC138705767 gene encoding uncharacterized protein, giving the protein MEGDEDFGFVERDDSLLHKALTRVEPSPQSGESDPNNNGSSDTQQVAPEQTGNDTDVTSGDDALESICEDDAAVPSDGVSSRKLAGTLQDSPAIEQLGHVYDASKRKTSVASVTSVASATSTGSNRSAKPPGILRNMSSGVSPVKPAAAEVREDDLPQSFQVKYLGERDARGLWGIKHTRRPVDSMVAAAKSLKAGTVLPLVKLVVSREGVSVVPAHKKAEETLKFHPIDTISYGVQDLVYTRVFSMIVVREGADLKGQHPFECHAFVCDSRGAARKLTYALASAFNEYSKLVKARGGADKEAVKKRFAIDLRSPEEIEADLNSPQPEDSEA; this is encoded by the coding sequence ATGGAAGGCGATGAGGACTTCGGTTTTGTGGAGCGAGACGACTCCCTGCTGCACAAAGCTTTAACGCGCGTGGAGCCGTCCCCCCAGTCAGGTGAGTCTGACCCTAACAACAACGGAAGCAGCGACACACAACAGGTGGCACCGGAACAGACAGGAAACGACACGGACGTCACTTCCGGCGATGATGCTCTGGAGTCCATCTGCGAGGACGATGCGGCGGTTCCCAGTGACGGCGTGAGCTCTAGGAAGCTCGCAGGCACCCTGCAGGACTCTCCAGCGATCGAGCAGCTGGGGCATGTGTACGACGCCTCCAAGAGGAAGACTTCCGTCGCCAGCGTGACTTCCGTCGCCAGCGCCACCTCCACCGGATCCAACCGCTCCGCCAAGCCTCCTGGAATCCTGCGCAACATGTCGTCGGGGGTGTCACCCGTGAAACCTGCTGCTGCGGAGGTGAGAGAAGACGACCTACCACAGAGCTTCCAGGTCAAGTACCTGGGCGAGCGAGATGCCAGGGGGTTGTGGGGCATCAAACACACGCGCCGACCGGTCGACTCGATGGTGGCGGCCGCTAAGAGTCTCAAGGCGGGCACCGTCCTGCCCCTCGTCAAGTTGGTAGTATCGAGGGAGGGGGTCAGCGTGGTGCCGGCTCATAAGAAGGCAGAAGAAACTCTCAAGTTCCACCCCATCGACACCATCTCGTACGGCGTGCAGGATCTGGTGTATACGCGCGTGTTCTCCATGATTGTGGTTCGCGAGGGTGCGGACCTCAAGGGGCAACACCCGTTCGAGTGCCACGCGTTCGTCTGCGACAGTCGTGGCGCCGCCCGCAAGCTGACGTACGCTCTGGCGTCGGCATTCAACGAGTACAGCAAGCTGGTGAAGGCGCGCGGAGGTGCCGACAAGGAGGCCGTCAAGAAGAGATTCGCCATCGACCTCAGGAGCCCCGAGGAGATCGAGGCCGATCTCAACTCACCGCAGCCGGAGGATTCCGAGGCCTGA